The stretch of DNA TGTGGAAGATGATTATGATAGTGAGTTTACATATGAAGGTAGTCCAGTTCGATCTATGCAAGGATTAGCACCCGAAAAAGTAATTTATGTCGGAACTTTTAGCAAAATATTAGCACCAGCTTTACGAATCGGATACGTTGTACTGCCTCATGAATTGCTTTCCGATTTTAGAAAGCTTAAATGGTACACAGATCGTCACAACTCTTCTTTAGAGCAAATTGTTTTAGCTCGTTTTATGAAAGAAGGGCACTTTTTAAAACATATTCGGAATATGAAGCGAATTTATCAAAGAAGAAGAACAGCGCTTGTAAACAGTTTAGAGAAATATTTTGATCATTTTACGATAATTGGAGAAAACACAGGGATGCATTTAGTCGTTGAGTTCCCAGTTATTCAATTTGATAAGAAACTTTTACAGCAATTATATTGTGAAGGAATAAAAGTTTACCCAGTGGAGGAATACGCTATTAATAAAGGTAACCATTCGAATAAACTGCTATTAGGATATGGTAGTTTGCGTGAAGAAGAGATAGAGGAGGGAGTTTCGATTCTGTTCAACGTTATATCTAAATGTAAGCATCCGTAATGTATCTTCATTGCTTTCCATTAGTAAAGTGTGATAGTTTTTAAATAGGATAACATTGGAAGGATGATGATTAAGGTGTCAATTGAAAGGGTAAAAGAACATTTTAAAAAGTGGAATAAAGAATCGGAAATTATGGAGTTTGAAACGTTGAGTGCGACAGTTGAACAGGCTGCTGAAACTATTGGAGTCGAGCCAGCTCGTATCGCTAAAACATTGTCATTTAGGGGAAAAGAAGATAAAGCAGTTTTAGTAGTGGCAGCTGGAGATGCTAAAATTGATAATAAAAAGTTTCGCCAAACGTTCGGAGTAAAAGCGCGGATGCTTTCTCCAGAAGAAGTGCTAGAACAAACAGGACATGCTATCGGTGGTGTTTGCCCATTTGGATTAGTTAACGAATTAGATGTTTACCTAGATATTTCGATGAAGCGGTTTGAGACGTTATATCCTGCATGTGGAAGTACAAACTCAGCCATCCAATTATCTTGCCAAGAGATATATGAATATTCATATGCGAAGGATTGGGTTGATGTTTGTAAAGGATGGCAAGAGACAGAAGAGAATAATCGTTCAAACAACGAAAAAATATCAACCTTATAATGATAGGATGTCCTGACCTTATAGGACATCCTATTTAATTTTGTATATTGGATAATTGATTTCTATCTAGAGCTTGCGGTGGTTCTTCCATCCAATTATGTTTTAACATAATATCAAGTCCATCTTTCGCGAAGAGGGCTATTTCAACGGATAACCGCTGATAATCTAAAACCAAATCATATCTCATACTAGCAGTAGATGCGGCAGAATAATTCCCTTGCCCGCTAGCACTTAGTACACTCATTAAATACATTATTAATTTATCAGAAAATACAGTAGTAGTGGAATCAGTTATGGCCATATCGTGATTCATAGAAGGGGTGATATCCATTTCTATTAATGCTTTCGTAAATATCCGAACATGCTTTTCAGATATATGTTTGCCATCTTCGAGAAATTTCTTAACTTCTCTCGACTTTGTTGTTTGTCCAAAAGCAGTGCATGCTAAAACACCAAGTGTGTTGGTTTTAATATTTTCAAATAGATGAGTTATTTCAATTGCATTTAAGGAGCGTTTATAAAAAGGTGGGATTCCTTGTTTAAAATATTTCTTTCCTTCAATAAATTCTACCCCTTTTTGAATTTTAATTAACGGGGGATTAACGTATGTACCTTTTTCTTTAGCTGTATCTACACAAAGATCAAACAATTTCGATGTATTCATTAAATTTTTGGAAAAGAAATCTCTAACATCTTTACGTGAACTAACTCCTTGTGATAGTGCATAAGCTACTAAACCAGTTTTCCCCATGATTTCTAGAAAAACGAGCATAAAATAGTCGGAAAATAATTTAGGGGCTGAAAGATTCACGTCTTTTTCGGTAAAACCTACAGGTATATCTAAATTAGCTTCTGTAAAGAATAGTGTGATTTCATGTAGAACGCTCTCCGCATTAACAATCGCAGTTTTTACTACTGTTTTTATTTCATCATCATCAACTGTCTTATTAAAATATTTTAATATTTGTAACGACATGCTATTTTGCATATAGTTAGTCCACAAAATTCCAATCTCAGCAGAAGTTAATCCTGTTTTTTTCACGCTTAAACACCACCTTCATATAACAGTTATAGTTAGATTTTCCTCTAGTACAGTTCTTATACAAATTATTTATATATAAAGGGAATTAAATTAGATATAAGACTTGGCCACGTGATAATATAGAGGTAGGCAAAAAAAAGAAGGTGACGATCGTAAATAGGAAAAATATATTTCGAACATTGTTGTTATTAGCAACTGCATATACAATATATATTCTTTTACAATTTGAAGGCTTTTCTTTATTGCTAGATGGCGATATAGAAGGGTTACGCGCAATGATGGAGGATAACTTATTATCGACTATATTCTTTACATTGTTGTTTATGGTGATTCAAAATGCTGTTTCGGTCATTCCACTCATACTAATTGTAACGATTAATGTACTATTTTTTGGTTTTGCTTATGGCTACGTGTGGAGTTTTTTTACTAGTGTTATAGGTTGTATTATTACATTTTTAGTAGTTCGCTTCTGGTTACAAGACTTTTTTATGGATAAATTAAATGAAACGATTCAAAAAAAAATCGAGGAAAATGGAACATTCTTCGTTTTTATCTCGAGACTTGTACCAGTTGCTCCAACAAGCTTAATTAATATTGCCTCTGCGGTTAGTACAGTTAGCTTTAAGCAATATTTGATAGGTACACTTTTCGGAAACATGATTTATATATTCTTTTTATCATTAATACCACTTGGGTTAATGTCAGCTGAAGTAGAAAAATTTGTTTTAATTTTAATAGCTATTATTGCCATTCCTTTATTTTTATATCGAAAAAAGTTACGATTTGCGAAAGTGAAAGCAAAAGCAACGAATGAATAATGAATTGGAGTGGTTTGTTGGTATCTTTTTTACTAGAAGTTTGGGAATATATATTAGTTTTTATTTTTGCTGCAATTCCGTGGTTTGAAATTGCTCTTATTATTCCACTTGCTATAATTGGTGGGTTAAATCCAGTTTTAGTAGCACTTGTTGCTTTTTTAGGCAATTTAGCTACGGTTTACCTATTAGTTATCTTTTTCGAGAAGTTTAAAGCGTGGCGAGAAAAGAAGAGAAAAGTTGATGAACCAAGTAAGTCCAAAAAAGGAAAGCGTGCTTATAAAATTTGGAATCGGTACGGACTTCCAGGTTTAAGTTTTCTAGGACCAATTGTCATTGGCTCTCATATTGCTGCGTTTATTGGGTTAATACTTGGTGCAAATAAGAAAAGTACAATTATTTGGCAGACGATGAGTTTAGCAGTTTGGACTTTAATATTTGTTGTCGTTACTTACTTTGGGTTAGATTTCTTAAATATCGGAAAAGGTTAGCTTGAATTCGTTTTATAACGATTCAAGCTTTTTTATTTTCAAAGTACATATTGCAAAATATTGGCATATAGTATATAGTACATTACAACAGTAATGCACTATGTTAGGTGGTGGAAAATTGATTGTAAATAATGACGGAACAAAACCAATTTATATGCAAATAGCAGAATGGGTTGAAACTGAAATTTTAAACGGGAACTTCGTAAGTGAAGACAAAGTGTATTCACAGTATCAGCTGGCGGAAATGTTTAATATAAATCCGGCAACTGCTGCAAAGGGATTAAGTTTATTAGTAGAAGATCACATTTTGTATAAAAAACGGGGGTTAGGAATGTTTGTTACAAATGATGCGTTGGAATTAATTAGACATAAACGGAAAAATCAGACGTTGAAAAGATTGATCAAAGAAATAGTTTTAGAATCTGGGAGACTTGGGGTAAGTGAGAATGAGCTCATAAGCATGATAAAAGAGGTAGCGGGGGAGGAGACGACAGAATGAATGTGATCGAATGTGAGGGTCTGTCGAAAAAATACGGTCGCCATGAAGCATTACGAAATATATCTTTTACACTAAGTGAAAATAAAATTGTAGGCGTTATCGGCCGAAATGGCGCTGGAAAAACGACGTTATTAAAAATAATAGCTGGATTTTATAAAGAAACGTCAGGAAGAATTCACGTTTTTGGGGAGAAGCCTTTTAATAGTTTATTAGCATCTGTTAATTGTATTTATATTGATGATTATATGAGCTTACCGACCGCATTAAATTTAAGTGAAATATTACAAACTTGTGAGTCGTTTTATCCAAATTGGGACAGGGGACTTGCTGAAGCATTATTTGACTATTTTCAATTTCAACCGAAGCAGAGACATAATACTCTCTCAAAAGGAAAGCGAAACACTTTTTATACCATTATCGGCTTAGCTAGCAGATGTCCATTAACAATTTTTGATGAACCGACAACAGGTATGGACGCAGCGGTTAGAAAAGACTTTTACCGGGCGTTATTAAAGGACTACTTAGCACACCCACGTACTATTCTTCTATCAAGTCATCATTTAGAGGAAATAGAGGATTTACTCGAAGAAGTTCTTCTCATCAAAAATGGAGAAACGTTTCTTCATACGAGTATGGATGATTTAAAGGAATATGCGATTGGTTTGTCAGGTAAAAAAGAAGCTATTGAAACATGTATTTCTGCTGAAAGCGTGTTATACGAGAAGGAACTAGGTTTAGATTCTGTTTATAAAGTGGTGAAAAATTCATTGGGGGTAAGAGAAGCTTGTTTGAAAAATCAAGTAGTAATTAGTCCGGTATCCGCCCAAGATGTAGCCGTTTATTTAACTGCCAATACGAAAGGAGGAATAGATGATGTCTTTCGCGACCGTTAGTTTTATGGAGATAATAAAAAAACAGTATCGCTATAAGTTACGAGCATATTCAGCTGTGTTTACTTCGTTTATCGTATTACAAGTGATAGGTCTATTGTTTTCGACAACTATGACCGGATCCGCTGCAGGTGGGAGTATTGGAATTGATTATCAAATGACGTATTATACGAATGACGTTCAGTTAATTTTCACGTTTATTTGGATTTTTACATCTGCGCTCCTATTAACAACGACTGCTTACCGAAATGACGATCTGACGTTTGTCAGCACTAGACTATCAAGCAGCATCTCAAACATTGCTTTTTTAGCAACTGCTAGCATTATCGGAGCTATTTTCACCTGGCTAAGTCACTATTTTCTGTATGTTGTTATCTATGTAGTAACTGGTCAACAATTAGTTTTGGAAACGGATGCGTTAACCGTTTTTGATATAGCAATTGGCGTTGTAATAACAATGTTATATATTTTGTTAATTAGCTCCGCAGGTTATTTTGTAGGTGTACTCGGTCAAGTTCATAAAGCCTTTCGAATTATTATCCCTGCGATCGTTTTTGGGATAATGATTAATTCTATTAACGTTCCAATTGTACAGAACATTACTGCTTTTTTTGGGATGGAGTCATCTTTCCTCCTTTTCACATTGAAAGTGTTTATCGTTTCAGGTGCTTTATTTTATAGTGCAACATTTTTAATGAACAGATTGGAGGGGAAATAATGAGTGTAATAGTTTCTTTATTATTGCTTCTCAGCTTTTTTCTAATCGTTGGAATTATTATTTTTTCACTACTAAAACTAGCACCCAAATCGAAGAACATCTCTAGTAAGCGTCCATATTATGCTCTAGCGGTTTATTTTACAATACTAGTAATTTCTATCCCGGTATATGCAATGTTTACTTCAAGTGACGATCAATATGAGATGGTAGAAAAGCGCACTGTTGCAATAGAAAATCAGGAATTAGAGGAATTACTCATAAATGGATTAATAGAAAAAATACCTCAGGAAAGGATCATTAGTAATTGGAATGTTGATTATCCTTATGATTCAATCGTCATTACTTCTAGCACATATGATGGGTACAACTTATCTATTTTTATAGAAAGAACAGAAGCAAATGATGAAAAACTTGAAGTTTATTATGTTAGAGGGACATCTATGTTAGATGGAGTAGACATTAGCTCACATCAAAATCCAATTTATGTAGGTATTAATGAAAGGCAAATGACAGTTGAAATGCCTGTACCGATCTCAATAAATATAAATAAAATTTCATTTCCTTTTTCTTTTCAGCAAATAGGTAATGAGAGAACAGAAGATGAATGGTATTGGTGGAATTCTCATTCAGAAGTTCCTAATCATTTACTATATCTTAAAGTTCCTAAAGGAATAAAAATAACAAATGAAACACCGTTTATGATTGATTATGTAAATAACTAACTACTATATTTTCGACTATTTCAATGACGCATTTCTTTATTGAAATAGTCTTTTTTTTGAAAAAAATAATACTTATCGTTTTTAATGTTACATAATCTAGTGTTATAATAGTATTAAGTAACATACGAAAGGAATTATATTCATGAAGTATGTCGAAGCAATCAAAAAAATAGAAGATATTCAAGCAATAAAGCAATTTTTAAAAGACCAATCGTTACGTGATTATCTTTTATTTGTAATGGGAATTAATACCGGCTTGCGAATTAGTGAGTTACTATGTTTGCGTTGGGAAGACGTTCTCGATAATGATGGCGATGTAAAAGAATTTCTACAATTACCTAACCTACCTCCTATTTATTTAAATCAACAAGTACAAATATCCATTTCAGAATATTTAAACAACGAATTACCGAATCAAGATCATTTCATTTTTCAATCAAAAAAACTGTCAGGACCAATATCAAGGCAACAAGCTTATCGGATTATTAATTCTGCAGCGAAAGAGGTAGGAATTCCAGATAAAATTGGTACTCATACTTTAAGAAAAACATATGGTTACCATGCTTTTAATAAGGGTATTGCGATTTCCCTTTTGCAAAAGATATTTAATCATACTTCATCTTCCGAGACGTTAAGGTATTTAGGAATTACTAAGTGTAAAGACTCTCCTGTGAAAATTGACGTTAATCTTTAGTTAAAAAATATAGAAGGGAGAAATGCTATGTTAGAAGGTGCCTTTAACGTTGACTATTTTGTACTTTTAATTGGGCTATTGTTAATAGCTGGAGTTATCACTACAAAATTTTCAACGAAACTTGGTGTTCCGTCACTAGTCCTATTTATATTAGTTGGGATGTTAGTAGGTAGTGATGGACTTGGATTTATTTATTTCGATAACGCGAAACACGCTCAGCTTATAGGAATTGTTGCACTCGTTATTATTTTATTTGAGGGTGGTTTAGAAACGAAGTGGAGCAACGTTAGACCAGTAATGTGGCCATCACTATCACTTGCCACACTTGGTGTAGTATTAACAACGACCATTGTAGCATTCGCTGCAAAATTAATTTTAAATGTTAGCTATACGGAGGCGTTTTTATTCGGTGCGATTGTAGGATCAACAGATGCGGCAGCTGTATTTGCTGTATTAAAGGGGAAAAACATTCGTCCGAAATTAGCGTCTACACTTGAAGCGGAATCTGGAACGAATGATCCGATGGCTGTTTTTTTAACAATATCCTTTATTGAAATTTTATTAGCTTCAGACCCAAATTACTTTACGTTAGTTGGAAACTTCTTTTGGCAAATGGGGTTTGGCTTATTTATTGGTTTAGCACTTGGAAAATTAGCTTCTATTTCTATTAATAAAATAAACTTAGATTCCAGTGGCCTTTATCCTGTTTTTGCCTTAGCTTTCGCATTATTAACTTATAGTATTGCAGCATTCATAGGTGCAAGTGGTTTATTAGCGGTATATGTAGCTGCTCTAGTTATTGGAAATAATGATTTAACTTATCGACAATCGATATTCCGTTTTAATGAAGGTTTTGCATGGATGATGCAAATATTAATGTTCGTCATTTTAGGATTGTTAGTTTTCCCTGGTCAATTATTTCAGTGGGATATTATTTGGAAGGGACTCTTATTATCTATTATTCTAATGTTAGTAGCTAGACCAATCGCAGTATTTATCTCTACTTTTAAACTTGGTTATGGCCGAAAGGAACGAATTTTCCTCTCTTGGGCAGGTTTACGTGGGGCTGTACCAATTGTATTAGCGACTTTTCCGATGATTGCAGGAGTGCCCAACAGTCAACTATTTTTCAATGTAGTATTTTTCGTTGTACTAACATCTACGTTAGTACAAGGATCCACGATTACACTAGTTGCGTCTAAATTAGGACTTACTGGGCCGAAAAAAATAACCCCAATGCACTCACTTGAATTAGTATCGATTGGTAAAGCAAATGCAGAAATTATTGAATTCCACGTTGAAGAAGATGCCGATGTCGTTGGCTTGTCATTATCTACTATTAACTTTCCAACAGGTACATTAATTAATGCCATCATTCGTAAGGATCAGCTCGTAACTCCAACAGGAGACACAACGATACAAGAAGATGATATTTTATATATTTTAGTATCTCGAATTCATAAAAAGCAAGTTGAAACATTATTAAAGAAAAAGAAAGAAGTTAATATAGAAGAACTTGATTTCGAACAAGAAAAAAGTTCGTAATAATCATTAAAAAGGTCCCGAAAAGTCAGTAGAATACTGATTTTTTTGGACCTTTTTATCAGTTTGGGAAATATAACATTGGAATGTTCTGGGGATAAGCTTCTGACTTGTACTGTTACGACAAGGTCCAGCACTTAAACCCTATCAGAAATGGATTTTACTTAACAAGTAATGAAATTTACTTAACAAGTAATGAAAATTACTTAACAGGGGGCGAAATTTACTTAACAAGTATTGGAAATTACTTAACAGGGGGCGAAATTTACTTAACAAGTATTGAAAATTACTTAACAGGGGGCGAAATTTACTTAACATATATTGAAAATTACTTAACAGGTATTGAAAATTACTTAACAAGAAGCAAATTTCCTTAATACTGAAATACCTAAAAATGCCCACAATTTAATTAACGAAGACACGCGTCATGAATTTAATATAGCTTAAAATTACGATAGAGAGGTTGCCTGATAATGAGAGGGACTTATTGGACTATCCCTTTTCTTTGTGCTTCATGATGAATGAAAAATACAAGGTATACTTTTCTTCTTTTCCAGTTTCGTACATGTTACGATAAATATAATGAAACGTAGGGAGTTATATGTAATATGAAACAATACGATTTTACAAACGGAAACATAATGAAACAAATGTTGTTTTTTTCAGCACCATTACTACTTACAAACCTTTTACAAGTATCCTATCAATTTATCGATAGCCTATGGGTCGGAAATTTATTAGGAGCCAATGCTCTAGGCGCTGTGGCCGTATCAAGTACAGTCATCTTTACTGTATTATCTTTTATTATCGGAATAAACAATGCGGCGTTGACAATTCTATCGCAGCAAAAGGGAAGAGAGGATGAAAGTGGGCTAAAAAAATATTTAAATGCTTTTGTCGTTATTTTAACCACACTATCCTTACTGCTAGGATTTATCGGCTTTTTATTTGCGGAAAATATTTTACGTTGGATGAGTACCCCGGAGGCAATGGTTCAAGATGCTACAATTTATTTACAAATTAATTTTTTAGGGATTTTGTTACTATTTGGTTATAACTTTATTGCTACCGTACTTCGAGCGTTAGGTGATAGTAAAACTCCTTTATATTTCGTCATTATCGCTGTTATTTTAAACACTGTTTTAGATCCTTTATTTATATATGTTTTCAATTTAGGAATAGCAGGCGCTGCTTATGCAACATTAGTTGCACAAGGTGTTGCCTTTGTTGCTGGACTAATTTTTATTTTAAAGAAAAAATTAGCACCGTTCACGATTCCATTTGTCCCAAAAAAAGAAGAAGCATGGCTAATTTTAAAATTAGGCATTCCTTCAGGCTTACAAATGACAGTTATTGCTGCCGGTGTAATGGCCATTATGTCAGTTGTAAACTCTTTCGGTGAAGGTGTTGTAGCCGGGTTTGGAGCAGCACAGCGACTTGATAGCATTATTATGCTACCAGCGATGGCTTTAGGAACAGCTGTAAATAGTATGGCTGGACAAAACATAGGAGCGGGAAAATGGAATAGAGTGAGACAAATTAGTATTTATGGAATTGTATATAATTTTGCTATTATGTTACTCATTGCAATATTGATCGTTTTTGTCGCAGAATGGTCTATTAATCTATTTATACAAGAAACTGAAGCTGTTTCATTTGGTGTCAAATATTTAATTACAATTGCATTCTTTTATCCTTTCCTTGGAATTAACTTTATATTAAATGGTGTTGTTAGAGCATCAGGAGCGATGTTCCAAGTATTAGTTTTAAATATAATTTCGTTTTGGATTCTTCGCTATCCACTTACGTACTTATTCTCTAATTGGTGGGGTGAAGACGGAATAGCATATGGGATGGGAGTAAGCTTTGTTATTAGTAGCGTCTTTGCTTACGCTTATTACCGTTACGGAAAATGGAAAAAGGTAAAGCTCTTTCAAGTAAACTAACAGCTTTTTACTAAAGACTACCTGTAATAAAAATAATGGGTGTGCTATTATTTAGGAGGGCGAAATAGTATAATGATAAGTACAAATTTCCATATATATAAATAGCTAGGAAGAAGGAGATATATTGAAACAAAGCATGAAAGAACCACTATGGACCAAATCTTTTATTATGCTAATATTTGCAAATCTTTTTCTTTTTATGTCATTTCAAATGCTTATCCCAACATTGCCACCTTATATAAAATCGTTAGGTGCGTCAGGGTTTGAAATTGGTTTAGTGACCGCAATGTTTTCCATTGGAGCTGTATTGTGCAGACCATACATTGGATTTTTATTAAGGTTTTCAGCACGAAAACCGTTAGTTGTTTTATCAGCTGTTGCGCTATTATTTGTAACGATCATACATCCGATAACACAAATTGTTGCCATCGTTTTAATAATTCGTTTGTTGCACGGAATAGCTTGGGGGATTTCCACTACTGCAAATGGAACAGCAGCAGTTGATATTGTACCGAATTCAAGGCTAGGGGAAGGAATGGGCTACTTTGGTCTATCTGTAACGATAGGTATGATTGTTGCACCAAGTTTAGGTATCTTTCTTTATCAAGTAACAACGTTTACAAACTTAATCTATATATCTAGTTTTTTAGGAGTTATTGCGATTATTTTATTTTCTGTCGTTCAATATGAAACACCTGAAGAAGTTAGAAAAGCAAAGAAAGAAGAAATACCATTTTCCTACTTCGGATCGTTTATCGAAAAATCGAGTTGGTATCCTGCGCTTATCACTGTTATGGTAACATTTGGTTATGGAACAATCGTCACATTTATCGTTATTTTTGGCGATGAGCGGGGAATAAAACAAATCTTCCTTTTCTATCTTTTAAATGCAATAATGGCATCTATATCTAGACCAATTGCTGGTAAATGGTTTGATAAACATGGACCGAAAAGTTTAGTAGTACTATGTATTTCGTTAGCTTTTATTGGCCTGTGGGTTGTATCGCTAGCTCATTCTAATTTAATGATCGCAATTGCTGGAGTTCTCTTTGGAGTAGGTTTTGGCTCCTTAATCCCAACGTTACAATCTTGGACATTATCTCAAACTCCGCCGGAAAGAAGAGGAGTAGCAAACGGGATGTTTTTTTCGTCCATTGATTTAGGAATCGGATTAAGTGGACTTATCTTCGGTGTTGTTGCTCAATTTGTTGAAATAGCCGTACTTTTCCAAATCTCAAGCATATTCCTTATCATCGCTCTTTTCTTTGTTCTATTTCAAAGAAAAGAAAAAAGACGTGTGTTACCGCAACCACAAAAAATTTCTTCCTAATAAAAAGGATGCCATTGTTTGTTGGCATCCTTTACTATATTAGAGTTATTCATATACAGCTTCAATTTTTAAATTTGACCCAGTTGTCTTTCTTTCGCCAAAAAGAGTAATAACAGAGCAAGAAATGATTGTGAAAATATCATTAAATGGATCCGTTTCGTAGTCGACAAGTAAGCCTTCTAACAACACGTTTTCATTTTCATCTTGAACAGAAACTTTCTTTCCTTCTAATGACTTTAGCTTTGCAGTGGTTAAAAACTTTTCCCATGCAGCCCAATTCGTTACGATAAAAGTTTGGCTTCCATCTTCTAAGTAACCTAAACAGCAATGACTATCATCGTATGTTGCATGTAAATTATCTATTAGATCGATTAATGCGTGATGAATAAACTCATATTCTTTAAAGTTTAGCGATTGTGCAAACGTTCCTACAAGCGAATGATTTTCCCATGAAAAAGTAATCAATACTTTACGATTTTTACTTTTTTTATATACATTCTCGGAATGAAACCAACCATATTTTATCATCGTTTCTGTCACGTCATTCATAGCTTTATCGGTTTTTAGAAAAATTTTAAACATTTTCTTACCTCCGTCTCTATTTGTCCCTTATTTTGAGTATAAATAATAATAGTTACATATACTGTGATGTTCATCACAGATATAGTTTTAGGAAATATCTAAAATGAAAATATAAGAATAAACGACTGGAGCGATTAGGATGGCACAACAATTAGAAGTGGTAAAAGATTATTTAAATAGACCAATTCGTGATGTTCGAATATCTGTTACCGATCAGTGTAATTTTCGCTGTGCCTACTGTATGCCAGCGGAAATATTTGGACCAGATTTTCCATTCATGAAAGAAAAAGAATTATTGTCGTTTGATGAAATTGTTCGGGTTGTTACTAACTTAGCGCCATTAGGGGTAGAAAAGGTGCGTTTGACGGGTGGAGAGCCGTTATTAAGGAAAGATCTTCATCTACTTATTGAGCAATTAAACAAAATTGAGGGTATTCAAGATATCGCTTTAACTACTAATGGCGTACATTTACCAAAAC from Sutcliffiella cohnii encodes:
- a CDS encoding MFS transporter is translated as MKEPLWTKSFIMLIFANLFLFMSFQMLIPTLPPYIKSLGASGFEIGLVTAMFSIGAVLCRPYIGFLLRFSARKPLVVLSAVALLFVTIIHPITQIVAIVLIIRLLHGIAWGISTTANGTAAVDIVPNSRLGEGMGYFGLSVTIGMIVAPSLGIFLYQVTTFTNLIYISSFLGVIAIILFSVVQYETPEEVRKAKKEEIPFSYFGSFIEKSSWYPALITVMVTFGYGTIVTFIVIFGDERGIKQIFLFYLLNAIMASISRPIAGKWFDKHGPKSLVVLCISLAFIGLWVVSLAHSNLMIAIAGVLFGVGFGSLIPTLQSWTLSQTPPERRGVANGMFFSSIDLGIGLSGLIFGVVAQFVEIAVLFQISSIFLIIALFFVLFQRKEKRRVLPQPQKISS